In Leguminivora glycinivorella isolate SPB_JAAS2020 chromosome 19, LegGlyc_1.1, whole genome shotgun sequence, a single genomic region encodes these proteins:
- the LOC125236581 gene encoding TLC domain-containing protein 3A isoform X2, whose translation MVLRKMDITVSKGRVGGLAAVLAVANVGSLLAALNMVADLHPSDKITPRRGCVLTLLGLVYFTTLFELLNMLALSTSLRQKYRLSCGDVFDVTNKLVSAVQAAFSCITGGIVCAWSCTRDFARTSHFVSEAYAWFGAAYFFYDIWSMYTVHVQMTVGDAKGKRKPKNGSLTTVPVKPAPSFFAYCKHEPVILMHHLFIGGFGFLTIVYLRGGLGDCVFGFVYLMELSTPFVSLRGILSRLKMKSTRVYLLNGILMLLTFLFCRVLSLPYACHMYSKAVGMTYFEAVKSLPTGCKVSILILLLPQLYWFYLMSAGAVKVFRAKAEEKRS comes from the exons ATGGTCTTACGGAAGATGGATATTACAGTTTCtaag gGCCGGGTAGGCGGCCTGGCGGCGGTGCTCGCCGTGGCCAACGTCGGGTCCCTTCTCGCCGCTCTCAACATGGTTGCCGACCTGCACCCTTCTGACAA GATCACTCCCCGACGAGGCTGCGTGCTAACACTCCTCGGCCTCGTTTACTTCACGACGCTGTTCGAGCTACTAAACATGCTGGCACTGTCCACTAGCCTCCGACAGAAGTACCGGCTCAGCTGCGGAGATGTCTTCGACGTTACCAACAA ACTAGTATCAGCAGTGCAGGCAGCGTTCTCGTGCATCACCGGCGGCATCGTGTGCGCGTGGTCGTGCACGCGCGACTTCGCGCGCACCTCGCACTTCGTGTCCGAGGCCTACGCGTGGTTCGGCGCCGCTTACTTCTTCTACGACATCTGGTCCATGTACACG GTACACGTCCAAATGACGGTAGGCGACGCCAAAGGCAAGCGGAAGCCCAAGAACGGGTCTCTAACAACCGTGCCTGTCAAGCCGGCGCCATCCTTCTTCGCATATTGCAA gCATGAGCCCGTGATTCTGATGCACCATCTATTCATTGGAGGATTTGGGTTCCTAACCATTGTG taCCTCCGCGGCGGCCTTGGTGACTGTGTGTTCGGCTTTGTCTACCTGATGGAGCTCTCAACCCCCTTCGTCTCCCTCCGAGGAATCCTCTCACGCCTCAAGATGAAGTCCACTCGAGTCTACCTACTGAACGGCATATTGATGTTACTTACGTTCCTGTTCTGCCGAGTGTTGAGTCTGCCATATGCCTGTCATATGTACAGCAAGGCTGTGGGGATGACTTACTTTGAG GCCGTGAAATCCCTCCCAACAGGCTGCAAGGTGTCCATCCTGATCCTTCTGCTCCCGCAACTATACTGGTTCTACCTGATGTCAGCCGGGGCAGTCAAGGTGTTCCGCGCGAAGGCAGAAGAGAAGCGCAGTTGA
- the LOC125236581 gene encoding TLC domain-containing protein 3A isoform X1, producing the protein MSSTLPTSESGDGLTLGLVYFTTLFELLNVLALSTSLRQKYRLSCGDVFDVTNKLVSAVQAAFSCITGGIVCAWSCTRDFARTSHFVSEAYAWFGAAYFFYDIWSMYTVHVQMTVGDAKGKRKPKNGSLTTVPVKPAPSFFAYCKHEPVILMHHLFIGGFGFLTIVYLRGGLGDCVFGFVYLMELSTPFVSLRGILSRLKMKSTRVYLLNGILMLLTFLFCRVLSLPYACHMYSKAVGMTYFEAVKSLPTGCKVSILILLLPQLYWFYLMSAGAVKVFRAKAEEKRS; encoded by the exons ATGTCTTCGACGTTACCAACAAGTGAGTCAGGGGACGGGCTAACTCTAGGCCTCGTTTACTTCACGACGCTGTTCGAGCTACTAAACGTGCTCGCACTGTCCACTAGCCTCCGACAGAAGTACCGGCTCAGCTGCGGAGATGTCTTCGACGTTACCAACAA ACTAGTATCAGCAGTGCAGGCAGCGTTCTCGTGCATCACCGGCGGCATCGTGTGCGCGTGGTCGTGCACGCGCGACTTCGCGCGCACCTCGCACTTCGTGTCCGAGGCCTACGCGTGGTTCGGCGCCGCTTACTTCTTCTACGACATCTGGTCCATGTACACG GTACACGTCCAAATGACGGTAGGCGACGCCAAAGGCAAGCGGAAGCCCAAGAACGGGTCTCTAACAACCGTGCCTGTCAAGCCGGCGCCATCCTTCTTCGCATATTGCAA gCATGAGCCCGTGATTCTGATGCACCATCTATTCATTGGAGGATTTGGGTTCCTAACCATTGTG taCCTCCGCGGCGGCCTTGGTGACTGTGTGTTCGGCTTTGTCTACCTGATGGAGCTCTCAACCCCCTTCGTCTCCCTCCGAGGAATCCTCTCACGCCTCAAGATGAAGTCCACTCGAGTCTACCTACTGAACGGCATATTGATGTTACTTACGTTCCTGTTCTGCCGAGTGTTGAGTCTGCCATATGCCTGTCATATGTACAGCAAGGCTGTGGGGATGACTTACTTTGAG GCCGTGAAATCCCTCCCAACAGGCTGCAAGGTGTCCATCCTGATCCTTCTGCTCCCGCAACTATACTGGTTCTACCTGATGTCAGCCGGGGCAGTCAAGGTGTTCCGCGCGAAGGCAGAAGAGAAGCGCAGTTGA